One stretch of Podospora bellae-mahoneyi strain CBS 112042 chromosome 2, whole genome shotgun sequence DNA includes these proteins:
- a CDS encoding hypothetical protein (COG:U; EggNog:ENOG503NV0Y) encodes MDPYSAEGELINIHNHFHQGQYQEVVDYGVSTLSSENELPARVLQLRARIALGQAEDALADVTGEKEPELQAIAALAEQALGNSDKAVGIIEKLAESAADNTTVQVVGGTVLQAAGKSEEALALLSQHQGSLDAVALIVQIHLQQNRNDLAVKEVTAARRWAQDSLLVNLAESWVGLRLGGEKYQQAFYVFEELAQAPATSSVRSLVSQAVAELHLGRTEEAQAALDQALKKEPKFAEAIANLLVLNVIAGKDGAEQKTLLEATDAQHPLLVDLAEKSDLFDKAASKYSAKVSA; translated from the exons ATGGATCCCTACTCGGCCGAAGGCGaactcatcaacatccacaaCCACTTTCACCAAGGACAATACCAAGAAGTGGTCGACTACGGTGTTTCCACCCTGTCCTCCGAGAATGAGCTCCCCGCCCGTGTCCTCCAGCTGCGAGCTCGCATCGCTCTAGGCCAGGCCGAGGATGCCCTCGCCGATGTAACGGGCGAGAAGGAGCCAGAGTTGCAGGCCATCGCTGCTCTGGCCGAGCAAGCGCTTGGGAACAGCGACAAGGCGGTTGGCATCATCGAGAAGCTCGCAGAGTCAGCGGCCGACAACACTACAGTACAGGTTGTGGGCGGGACAGTATTGCAGGCTGCGGGCAAGAGTGAGGAGGCTTTGGCGCTTCTTTCGCAACACCAGGGAAGCT TGGACGCCGTTGCGCTTATTGTGCAGATCCATCTGCAACAAAACAGAAATGACCTTGCCGTCAAGGAGGTTACCGCCGCGCGGCGGTGGGCGCAGGACAGTTTGTTGGTGAACTTGGCAGAGtcttgggttgggttgaggcTG GGCGGTGAGAAGTACCAACAAGCCTTCTACGTCTTTGAGGAGCTCGCGCAAGCACCCGCTACATCATCAGTCCGGTCTCTCGTCTCCCAGGCCGTTGCCGAGCTTCACCTTGGCAGAACAGAAGAGGCCCAAGCTGCTCTCGACCAGGCCTTGAAAAAGGAGCCAAAGTTCGCCGAGGCCATCGCCAACCTTCTGGTGCTGAACGTCATTGCCGGCAAGGATGGTGCGGAGCAGAAGAC TCTTCTCGAAGCCACAGACgcccaacaccctctcctaGTGGACCTGGCGGAAAAGAGTGATTTGTTTGACAAGGCGGCGTCAAAGTACAGCGCCAAGGTCTCTGCGTAG